One window from the genome of Luteitalea sp. encodes:
- a CDS encoding BlaI/MecI/CopY family transcriptional regulator, whose translation MRKPHPTLTPQELAIMKVVWRLGTSTVRDVHDTLRARRPIAYTTVLTMMRILEAKGYVKKSKGERAHVYRPAKPRHQVVGGMVREFVNRVFDGAAEPLLLHLAKDARLTDEEREELLRIIKESE comes from the coding sequence ATGCGAAAGCCACACCCGACGCTGACGCCGCAGGAGCTGGCCATCATGAAGGTGGTCTGGCGCCTGGGTACCTCAACCGTGCGAGACGTTCACGATACGCTGCGGGCGCGTCGCCCGATCGCCTACACGACGGTGCTCACGATGATGCGCATCCTTGAGGCGAAGGGCTACGTGAAGAAGAGCAAAGGAGAGCGCGCGCACGTCTATCGACCGGCCAAGCCTCGGCATCAGGTGGTGGGCGGCATGGTGCGTGAGTTCGTCAATCGTGTCTTCGACGGCGCAGCCGAGCCACTGCTCTTGCATCTCGCCAAGGATGCGCGCCTCACAGACGAGGAGCGGGAGGAGCTGCTCCGAATCATCAAGGAGAGCGAATGA
- a CDS encoding TonB family protein, with protein sequence MMLPLSLGNVWAYCVQVAVLTLVGAALVTLLRVRTPAARLVCWRALLAACLGLPLLQPWGEPPSHTAAAVASVIDGAALATTAARGEAWWVAIGWAPLLLAVWLAGTAVWLVRLIIGLVHLRALRRAGAPASLSPAVAEVGEQIGASADIRWVAGIPQPVTFGMRHPVVLLPAALHGMSTEVQRAVVAHELIHVIRRDWVWVLAEELVRAVLWFHPAIWWLLGRTQLAREQVVDAYAVRVLGARRPYMEALLACADRTSFVPVPAFARRRELFQRLTQLSREVEMSRARVLVSFAALALGVICAERYTVAAFPLHAASPAGGTEQASSKDEAQGLRKIVHVDPQYPPHVSLDDVRGVVTLNITVDERGSVIDAQVASAKIIEGASAEGQSHVPGEVAEAVRTAALQWKYEPLPQPMATVVSVAFGKGTDRPVSPGDESSLPSHIQAGEPEGKLRMVYDVERDNDNRQVVIQPRLQVRTEPPAGTGGVADPRKPLRIGGAIKQPRRIHNVDPIYPAEAQAARVQGIVILETIVGTDGTVTDARTLESVPMLDQAARDAVLQWTYTPTIVNGVAVPVIVTVTVNFTLR encoded by the coding sequence ATGATGCTGCCACTGTCGCTGGGCAACGTATGGGCGTACTGCGTGCAAGTGGCGGTGTTGACGCTGGTTGGGGCGGCGCTGGTGACGCTGCTGCGAGTGCGCACGCCGGCGGCGCGTCTGGTGTGCTGGCGGGCGCTGCTGGCCGCCTGTCTCGGGCTGCCGCTGCTCCAACCGTGGGGCGAACCGCCGAGCCACACTGCGGCCGCAGTGGCGTCGGTCATTGACGGTGCGGCGCTCGCGACGACCGCGGCCAGAGGCGAGGCGTGGTGGGTCGCGATTGGCTGGGCGCCGCTGCTTCTGGCGGTGTGGCTGGCGGGCACCGCGGTCTGGCTCGTGCGGCTCATCATAGGGCTCGTTCACTTGCGAGCGTTGCGGCGTGCCGGGGCGCCGGCCTCGCTCTCACCCGCCGTAGCGGAGGTCGGGGAGCAGATCGGCGCCTCCGCGGACATTCGCTGGGTCGCGGGTATTCCGCAACCGGTGACCTTCGGCATGCGGCATCCGGTCGTGCTGTTACCCGCGGCGCTTCACGGCATGTCGACTGAGGTCCAGCGTGCTGTTGTCGCCCATGAGCTGATTCACGTGATCCGTCGCGATTGGGTGTGGGTCCTTGCCGAGGAGCTCGTTCGCGCTGTCCTCTGGTTTCATCCGGCGATCTGGTGGCTGCTCGGGCGAACGCAGCTCGCGCGTGAACAGGTCGTCGATGCCTACGCCGTTCGCGTGCTCGGCGCGCGGCGGCCGTACATGGAAGCGCTGCTGGCCTGCGCAGACCGTACATCGTTCGTGCCGGTGCCCGCGTTTGCTCGCCGGCGCGAGCTCTTCCAACGACTGACACAGCTATCCAGGGAGGTCGAGATGTCGCGCGCGAGAGTGCTTGTGTCGTTCGCGGCTCTGGCGTTGGGCGTCATCTGTGCGGAGCGTTACACGGTGGCGGCGTTCCCGCTGCACGCCGCTTCGCCGGCGGGCGGCACCGAACAGGCTTCTTCGAAGGATGAAGCTCAGGGGCTCAGGAAGATCGTACACGTGGACCCGCAGTATCCGCCGCACGTCTCACTGGACGACGTTCGAGGAGTGGTGACGCTGAACATCACCGTGGACGAGCGGGGAAGCGTCATCGATGCGCAAGTCGCGTCCGCGAAGATCATCGAGGGCGCGTCGGCCGAGGGGCAAAGCCACGTACCCGGCGAGGTGGCGGAGGCGGTACGCACGGCCGCTCTACAGTGGAAGTACGAGCCGCTGCCGCAGCCAATGGCGACCGTCGTTTCCGTGGCGTTCGGCAAGGGTACGGACCGCCCGGTGAGCCCTGGCGACGAAAGCAGCCTGCCGAGCCACATCCAGGCAGGCGAGCCAGAAGGCAAACTCAGGATGGTCTATGACGTCGAGCGCGACAACGACAACAGGCAGGTCGTGATCCAACCAAGGCTGCAGGTTCGCACCGAGCCGCCGGCGGGTACCGGCGGAGTGGCCGACCCCAGGAAGCCGTTGCGCATCGGCGGCGCCATCAAGCAGCCGAGGAGGATCCACAATGTGGATCCGATCTATCCAGCGGAGGCGCAAGCGGCGCGCGTGCAGGGAATAGTCATCCTCGAAACGATCGTTGGGACGGACGGCACGGTCACGGATGCCCGGACTCTCGAGTCCGTGCCAATGCTCGACCAGGCTGCGCGCGACGCCGTGCTGCAATGGACGTACACGCCAACCATCGTCAACGGCGTCGCCGTGCCCGTTATCGTTACCGTGACCGTGAACTTCACCCTACGTTAG
- a CDS encoding TonB family protein: MSRRYLMSRTMVLSVSLAGAIGVTLWAGTPQSGAVSREEAEALVADDPEMTPLEREGFVNALLLRPPKVRKESESIEKAANAVPADVLAELQAAGGRGTAIVHLVLGESGDVLETRYVPQTPREGSSGRDAGALPLDGYGQWAAEVGRAWRFEPPAAAPYSFILELSHHVDEKGTTYEWRLRSTGRLTRQTAATVETGGPTPSRDVQGGREGGEPHDPTKLVRVGDGVESPTKTHHVDPIYPSEAKANGVEGVVVIEATIGTDGTVTDARVLKSIPALDQAALDAVLQWEFRPTLLNGEPVAVVMTTTVNFTLQ; the protein is encoded by the coding sequence ATGTCGAGACGGTATCTGATGAGCCGCACGATGGTTCTGAGCGTGTCGCTCGCTGGCGCGATTGGAGTGACCCTCTGGGCGGGTACGCCACAATCCGGCGCTGTCTCACGAGAAGAGGCCGAAGCGCTCGTGGCAGACGATCCGGAGATGACGCCGCTCGAGCGCGAGGGTTTCGTAAACGCACTGCTGTTACGCCCGCCCAAGGTGCGCAAGGAGAGCGAGAGCATCGAGAAGGCGGCAAACGCCGTGCCCGCGGATGTCTTGGCGGAGCTCCAGGCGGCTGGCGGCCGAGGCACGGCGATCGTGCATCTCGTGCTGGGCGAATCTGGTGATGTGCTCGAGACACGCTACGTCCCGCAGACACCACGGGAGGGCTCATCCGGTCGCGACGCAGGCGCCCTTCCGCTGGACGGGTACGGTCAGTGGGCGGCCGAGGTCGGCCGCGCCTGGCGCTTCGAGCCGCCCGCAGCCGCTCCGTACAGCTTCATTCTGGAGCTATCACACCACGTCGATGAGAAGGGCACGACCTACGAGTGGAGGCTGCGCTCGACAGGGCGGTTGACCCGTCAGACGGCGGCCACCGTAGAAACTGGGGGTCCGACGCCCTCTCGTGACGTCCAGGGCGGTCGCGAGGGGGGCGAACCGCATGATCCCACGAAGCTGGTGCGCGTGGGTGATGGGGTCGAATCGCCGACGAAGACTCACCACGTGGATCCCATCTATCCGTCGGAGGCGAAAGCCAATGGTGTGGAGGGTGTGGTCGTCATCGAGGCGACGATTGGGACCGACGGCACGGTGACGGATGCGCGGGTTCTCAAATCGATTCCGGCGCTCGATCAAGCCGCACTCGACGCCGTCCTGCAGTGGGAGTTCAGGCCCACCCTGCTCAATGGCGAGCCCGTCGCCGTCGTCATGACGACGACAGTCAATTTCACGCTGCAGTAA